In Pseudomonas sp. FP1742, the DNA window GGACAGCGGCTGGATGAGCGACATGGCTGCGCGCCTTGCTGCTCAAGGCGTCAATGTGCTGCGCTTCGAGTTTCCCTACATGGCGCAACGGCGTGTCGATGGCGGCAAACGCCCACCGAACCCGGCCCCGAAACTGCTCGAGTGCTGGCGTGAGGTGTACGCCGTGGTGCGACGTCATGTCGCTGGGCGTCTGGCCATTGGCGGCAAGTCCATGGGCGGGCGGATGGCCAGTCTTTTAGCCGATGAATTGGGGGCGGATGCGCTGGTGTGTCTCGGCTATCCGTTTTATGCCGTCGGCAAACCGGAGAAACCCCGGGTTGAGCATTTGGCTGCGCTCAAGACGCGGACGTTGATTGTGCAGGGGGAACGGGATGCGTTGGGCAATCGTGAAGCGGTTGAGGCTTACACGTTGACGCCGGGTATCGAGGTGTTCTGGCTGGCGGCGGGGGATCATGATTTGAAGCCGTTGAAGGCTTCAGGGTTTACGCATGAGCAGCATTTGGACGCGACAGCGAAGAGGGTCGCCGAGTTTCTGTGAGAAGCAAGATCAAAAGATCGTCCGAACGCGGCCCGAGCCTTCGTCAGCTCCAGGGTGTACGCCGTTCAAATGTAGGAGCTGGCGCAGCCTGCGATCTTTAGGGCATCAGGGCCGGTGACAGTCAGCAAAAGGTATTCATCCCGAAAGGCGTCAAAGGCATAGATCAGCCAGAAGTCATTGTCAGGATCTTCAACCAGAGCGGTTCGGTAATACTGGCGGTCGATTTTTGCCCATTGGGCTTGAATCGCTTGAGTGCTCGCCAGGTGGATGTGGTGCATATCGCTGAGGTCGAGCCGTTCGTCTCGCCCGAAAATAGTCGGCAGTTCGCCGCACACTTTGTAGTTGTAAAAGTGTGCGGCGAAGTTTTGCCAGTTGTTTATTTGTTCAAAAAGTGCAGAGATTTTGACAGCTGGCATCCATGGCTACTTTCTAATAGGTAGCTTGCCAGTGATCACAAATTTATCGAACGCTTTTTGCCCATCACGCGCGGCTTGCTGAACATCAAGGAACGTCAGTTCATCGCGAACGACCTTTTTGTCGGGCTTGCCGATCTTTCTAGTGGTGGCCATCGGAGCCTCCGAAGGAGATGTATTCATGCTGACCAGCTTAAGTGATTGAGTTTTTACCGGCAAACAATAGAGTCGGACTCTGAGGTGGACAAGTCGGGGGATTCTGGGCCGGTTGTAGGCAGGGGCGCATAGATGTGTAATCTGAGGCGGCGGTCTCGCGGCACCAGACCTTTCAGAATGACAATAAAAAAACCCGGAAGCTTTCGCTGTCCGGGTTTTTTGTTTTTCGACCACGATCAGCGGTTAAACCGCTCCACCAACGAATACTGGGTATTCGCCGTCTTGGTCAGTTCTTCACTCAGCAACGCCGAGTTCTGTGCCTGTTCCGACGTCTGGTCAGCCAGTTGCGAGATGTTACTGATGTTGCGGCTGATTTCTTCGGCCACCGCGCTTTGCTCTTCGGTGGCGGCGGCGATCTGGGTGGTCATGTCGGTGATGTTGGCTACCGCTTCGCTGATGCCCACCAGCGCCTGATCCGCTTCCAATACCCGCGCCACGCCTTCTTCAGCCTGGCGATGCCCGGCTTCCATGGTTTGCACGGCGGTGCTGGCGGTTTGCTGCAGCTTGGCGATCAGGGCGTGGATCTGTCCGGTGGATTCGCTGGTGCGCTGCGCCAATTGGCGCACTTCGTCGGCCACCACCGCAAAACCACGGCCCATCTCACCGGCGCGCGCGGCTTCGATCGCCGCGTTCAAGGCCAGCAGGTTGGTCTGGTCGGCGATGCCTTTGATCACATCGACCACGCCGCCGATTTCGTCGCTGTCCTTGGCCAGTTGCGTGACCGTCAGACCGGTTTCACCGACCACCACCGACAGGCGCTGAATGGCTTCGCGGGTTTCCCCGGCAATATCGCGACCGCGACCGGTCAGGCGATTGGCTTCCTGAGTGGCGTCGGCGGTGCGCTGCACGTGACTGGCGACTTCCTGAGTGGTAGCGGCCATCTGATTGACGGCGGTCGCCACTTGCTCGGTCTCGACGCGCTGACGTTCCAGGCCGGTGGAGCTGTTGTGAGCCAGGGTGTCGGACTGTTTCGCTTGTTCGTTCAGATGCTCGGCGGTGTCTTGCAGGCGCGTCAGGCAGGTTTTCAGGCGAGCTTCCTGGCTGAGAATGGACATTTCCAAGCGTGCCTGGGCACCGCGGCTGTCGGTGTACATCTGCGCGATCAGCGGGTCGGACGTGGTCTGTTCGGCCAGGCGCAGCAAGCGCTTGATACCGCGCTGTTGCCAGCTCAAGCCCATCAAGCCCAACGGCACCGAAAGACCGGCGGCGAGGGCGAAGCCCCATTGCGACGTCAGGGTGGCGCCGATCATGAAGCTCAACTGGCTGACCAGAATGAACGGCAGCCAGTCCTGAAGCACCGGCAACCACTTATCCCTTTGAGGAACGGCGGACTTGCCCTGGTTGATGCGTTGGTAGAGCGCTTCGGCACGGCGGATCTGCTCGGCGGTGGGCTTGACCCGTACCGACTCGTAACCGATCACCTGATTGCCGTCGAACACCGGTGTGACATAGGCGTTAACCCAGTAGTGGTCACCGGTCTTGCAGCGATTCTTGACAATGCCCATCCATGGCAAGCCTTGTTTCAGTGTGCCCCACATGTGCGCGAACACCGCAGACGGGACGTCGGGATGACGAACCAGGTTATGCGGCGCACGGATCAGTTCCTCACGAGAAAACCCGCTGATTTCGACGAAAGCATCGTTGCAGTAGGTGATCATGCCCTTGGCATCGGTGGTGGAAATCAACCGTTGCTGCGCCGGGAAGGTCCGTTCGCGTTGTGTAATGGGCTGGTTGTTACGCATGGCTTTTTCAATCCGCAAGGCTTTGATGGGGTATCGGCATCGTCGGGCATTTATTGAAGTTTTTTTTCAATAAATCAGTAACGCGTCGCAAAACGACCGCTGCGTCATCATCCTGCGAGCATCGGATACGTGAACAAGCCGAAATGCAGCAGATTCAAACCAAAATGGGTGGCGATGGCCGCGGCCAACCCACCGAAACGGTAAGCCAGGCCATAGCCGACACCGGCCAGGCTGGCCAGCAACACCCATTGCCAGCCAGCGCCCAGATGAACGAGGCCAAATAGCAATGATGCGAGCACCAGCGCGAGGCTTTCGCCATAAGGCAGGTGTTTAAACTGCCGGCTCAGACCGCCCTGGATGTAGCCGCGAAACAGCGCTTCTTCCACCAGCGTCACCAGCAACAGATTGTTCAGCATCCACAGCCAAGCCTGATCCGGCCATTTCGGTGCCCAACTGATCACGCCCAGCAATAGTGCACCACCCAGAGCCAGCACGGCACTTACGGCCAGGGCGAGGGCGGTGGCATAAACGGTCAGTCGCAGGGAGCGCCGGCCGACAATCCACGGGCAAACGAGCAACAGCCAGAAGCCGATCAGAGGTTTGTCCTGATTCAGGTACATGGCAAACGGCACGGCATCGTCGGTGAAACGCTGGGGATCGATGGCGCGACCGTTATAGAAACCGGGAAGCCAGTGTGTCGCCAGCGCCACCGCCAGGACGAAGAACAAGCCATGGCCGAGGTAGCGGCCAATCGGAACCTGTTGCTGGCGAACGGCGAAACCGGCGATCAGCAGTAACCCGAAAGAAATGGCGGCCAGCCAGCCGAGA includes these proteins:
- a CDS encoding alpha/beta family hydrolase, whose product is MDKQHKASIDGDQWAQCVRDHGWLWNEAVSKASAEPVTLILAHGAGAPMDSGWMSDMAARLAAQGVNVLRFEFPYMAQRRVDGGKRPPNPAPKLLECWREVYAVVRRHVAGRLAIGGKSMGGRMASLLADELGADALVCLGYPFYAVGKPEKPRVEHLAALKTRTLIVQGERDALGNREAVEAYTLTPGIEVFWLAAGDHDLKPLKASGFTHEQHLDATAKRVAEFL
- a CDS encoding type II toxin-antitoxin system YafO family toxin, whose protein sequence is MPAVKISALFEQINNWQNFAAHFYNYKVCGELPTIFGRDERLDLSDMHHIHLASTQAIQAQWAKIDRQYYRTALVEDPDNDFWLIYAFDAFRDEYLLLTVTGPDALKIAGCASSYI
- a CDS encoding PAS domain-containing methyl-accepting chemotaxis protein — its product is MRNNQPITQRERTFPAQQRLISTTDAKGMITYCNDAFVEISGFSREELIRAPHNLVRHPDVPSAVFAHMWGTLKQGLPWMGIVKNRCKTGDHYWVNAYVTPVFDGNQVIGYESVRVKPTAEQIRRAEALYQRINQGKSAVPQRDKWLPVLQDWLPFILVSQLSFMIGATLTSQWGFALAAGLSVPLGLMGLSWQQRGIKRLLRLAEQTTSDPLIAQMYTDSRGAQARLEMSILSQEARLKTCLTRLQDTAEHLNEQAKQSDTLAHNSSTGLERQRVETEQVATAVNQMAATTQEVASHVQRTADATQEANRLTGRGRDIAGETREAIQRLSVVVGETGLTVTQLAKDSDEIGGVVDVIKGIADQTNLLALNAAIEAARAGEMGRGFAVVADEVRQLAQRTSESTGQIHALIAKLQQTASTAVQTMEAGHRQAEEGVARVLEADQALVGISEAVANITDMTTQIAAATEEQSAVAEEISRNISNISQLADQTSEQAQNSALLSEELTKTANTQYSLVERFNR
- a CDS encoding CPBP family intramembrane glutamic endopeptidase — protein: MIALPWTYLALLSLGYSLALIYGHLGWLAAISFGLLLIAGFAVRQQQVPIGRYLGHGLFFVLAVALATHWLPGFYNGRAIDPQRFTDDAVPFAMYLNQDKPLIGFWLLLVCPWIVGRRSLRLTVYATALALAVSAVLALGGALLLGVISWAPKWPDQAWLWMLNNLLLVTLVEEALFRGYIQGGLSRQFKHLPYGESLALVLASLLFGLVHLGAGWQWVLLASLAGVGYGLAYRFGGLAAAIATHFGLNLLHFGLFTYPMLAG